TAGTGAATTAAAGTGCATGactggtcagaaaaaaaaacaacaatattgacAATAGAAATATGTGTGTTTGGTTGTTTTTCAGTGtctgtatgttttttgtattagttttttttttatgttagattCACAATAAAATTGTGTGATGATGCATGTCAAGCCTCATTGTTTCTCCACATCAGCTACTGCAAATGTGCATGTGTGAGCGCATGTGTTTGAGTGTATAAGTGCATTAGTGCATGCTTGTGTGGAAACCAAATGATGTGTATATGTACTACACGTAAGCAACAAAATTTATGCTTTCAGTGTTTAACTTTTGTCTAAGGTAATATTTGGAGAACAAGTAATGTGTTAAATGCAAACTCTCTTTGGAAATTAATAAATGTTTCATAACCCTCAAAtaattcaaacagtattttaaaaaaagaaataaagcatgAGTTAATTTTCTTTACAATTTTAGTTTCACATCTATACCTTATCCTtcatttatatatagtatatattgaTTCAGAGGTCTTCACAAGAAAATCCCAAAGGTACTGTAACTGTTACAGATGCAATTAGATGTAATTAGATGTTCCATGCCTCTATTTGTTGTAGAAAACTGGCAGAAGGACAGGTTGAACATGTGtcctttatttaaacaatgaTAATAATCAACTCATTGGGAGAGGAAAGACAAATACATTTCCTATATTAACAACTTTATATCCGTTCTGTGTCTCACCTTGTTCTTCATACATTGTACATAGCTTAGGTTTAGATCCCAATTATCCATCAATTTGCTTggcattaaatgtttttttttttgctgtgttgtattgtttttcatgATCTAATTAATTTAGTAAGTAAGATCGCTGGTTTATCATCTTCAGGAAAGACCCAGGCAGGTCAGcagcaacatatacagaaaaataTCTAACAtaatttacaatacaataaataaaactaattataaCGATTAACATTGTATCTCAATCAAaggcaaaaagaaacaaaaatagttaaatcaatcataaaaacagtaatacaaaataaaagcataacgAACTAACACAATTCCAATGTAGATGATCCTGGTCATAGTCAGTATTTACAGGACTATAAATTATACAAATCTAATTATAAAGATTAACGTTGCATCTCAATTCAATCTCACAGCAAAACGCTTTGATCGGTTTGTGTCCATGTCTTTGGAACAGCAGCAATGAGATCCAATTGCCTTTATTCTTTGCATTCTACAGGTGATGTGAACAGTCACATATTATAATTTTGGGAGACCTTATTCTTTTAGCAGTCTATGAAGTAAAGTACTCTGCTAATGAGACATttaataccataaaaaaaaacccaatgggAGCATTTCTGGGATAAACATCTTATGGactaaacacaaacataaaatacacttttGGATACTGGTTTCAAAAGTATCCGAACAGTATGTGATAGAATGCCTGTATAGTTTACATGTTTATGGTGAAAAAGAATCATGCATCTTACTTTTTACCAGTCTTGTATTGtaaaacagctgtaaaatatTTAACTTATGTAGACAGGAGTCTCTTCTCAAGGACAGGAGTACATTAGACCAGGATGATTggggttatgtttttgtttcttcaataTTGATTCTTCCACAATAGTACAGTAGATATGACCTTTGTGAATAAGATACAAACTATTTGAGTTTGTTGCTGTATTTTGTATAATATGAATGTGCCACCTCCATTAAGGGTTAAGGTCAGAGGgattttcatgtatttcatgcAGCGGTCGTGCCATTGAGTAGGTTTGTATTTCTCTTCCCTTCAATAACATGTTATGCAAATGGTGGGTGATCTATGTAGATAAGTCAGTCGTTACAGCCTACATGAAGATTCCAATTCTATCATATGAAtgtggaaaatgtaatttaaacaagAAAAGCATCATTTGGTTTACAATACATTCATCATAGAAGAATGCAAGTTTAGGCTTCTCCAGTTTAAACGCTGATGCAACATTCATGAAGCCTTCTGTAACACTCATTCAGGAACTCAAACAGCCAGTCAAAATGCATTCAGTAAATCTTTCAGCAGTggtgtgtttttataaaatctaCATATGTTGTATTAGGCTCTCTATTTTTCTTCTGATTAAAGAAAATATGGACATAATATGGGCTACAATATTTTGTAACCTAgaatttatatattgtatatgcagtgattttattaacacattttgtctTAGCCTGGGTAACTAGTAAGGAGTCATAGAGAGTAGTATAGGACAGTTAATGTAACATTTACTTTCAGAGCTTCAAACACTAAAGAAATGTTAGTCCAGATGACATACATTTAGACAAGTTGCCTGTAATTTTGTACATGTGCTAGTGAACTTTTAATATCCTGACAGGGGTTTCGTACAGATTATTACAACATACAGATAATGGTGGCAACCAGCTTTAATCTAAATCAACACACATGTTCTAGTATCCCTGGAGCTTTCACATTTACATCAGTACAGTGACCTTGTAAACATATTCAAGGAGGTAGAAGCAAATAAACCCAAGTTTTACAACaataaatagagaaaaaaaaatcagaaattacATAATAAACAACACTGTATTACAACAATTAATAGATTATGATTtcataaattaatataatttgtaTACGTATACTGACCGTTTTTATTCATAACAAACAGGTACCACCACaccttataaaaaatacaaaattgcattGTGCCATAATTGTGTAACACATTATAACATTGTGTCTGTGTAGCAGCATGTCTAAAAGTCACTTTGTGTTTGTCCACTGCTTTTCTTTTGAGAGGCACTTTGAAAGGTGCTGTGCTAATTCCCTGCATGGTCATAACGAGTAATCATTCTCTGTACACGTCATCCAGTTAAAGTAACTTTCGAGAACACATGCTTTGCTTATTTATCCtattaatgaaacaaataaaagaggTAACTGACGACCCCTGACTTTGCAGCATTCAGAGACAGGGCTTAAGAGGGCACTGACAAAGGAATAACCTTTTTGTTAGGCAGGCAGAGAACAGTCCTACtggcataatatatatatatatatatatatatatctccattgCTATGTTCCTCCTGCTGCAGCCCCCATGAAGACAGTGTTGATTGGGGGGAGAGTGGGCACTTCACTAGGCTGCCTGTGTGGGTCCATTACATCCTGGGAATGGTACTGAGTGGAAGATCCATACATACACTGGGAGGAGGGTGAGGAGGAAATGGCACTTGGTATAGTTggtgctgttgaaaaaaaatttGGATTGCTTAATTTCTGACCTTTACTTAATCAATCCTGACAGTGTCCACTTCCCACATtgaccaacagaaaaaaaaaaaaaaaaaaaaaagcacaagctATTGGGGATTACTCAGCTTGTAACAAAGCAATAAATATCACAAGGGCAGACGTGTTTGCTACACACAGTGTGAACAAAGCTGTCTCTATGCTAGCGCACAATAGTATTGCACTTAGCGACAAAGGGGAGCAAATGCAAGAGCTAAAAAAGTACAGTCCCTGCTGATTTAATTCAGTGGTTATACATGACAGGCTGGATACACCAAGGCACTGAAATAATTTTCATAAATTGGTACAATTGTCAAAGCAGCATTTAAATTGTAGAGCTGTTGATGAGTTGACAGTTTCAGTACAGTAAAGAAATATATCACTCACCTACAGGGGTTCGGCAAACTAGAGGTGAAGAATCTGTGTAAAAAGCACCTGAAGGCTTCCTTCCATTATCATCTAAAATGTTCAATGGGTCGTGGATGTCACTAAATGCAGGTACTGAACATACAGTACTAACGCTGCTAATAACTGAAACGTGTTGATCAATCATTGAGCCAAGTCTCTGAGAATCAGGGTAGCTGCTGTTCCCATAGTACCCTGAAAAATGAAGGTAGGAATGAGCCATCACTATGGACAGGTAGGCATAAACCCTTCCTCAGTATCAAGGTGAGCTTTGTTTAGTGTATACAGTCTAATGAAAGGTGCACAGTAGTCCAGGGGATCTAGATATTCACCATCAACATTGTTTTATGTACGTTCAACATGGGTTGTTCCTTTTATGCATTTCTGTTCTGCATATAACCTACCATTTGATCTGTTTTTCAAAATCTGGGAATCAAAGGCTTAATATTGCAACATTTCCAGATGAAGTTAATTATGGTGGGTCAATATCTAAAGAACTGAACTGGCTGGCATCTGTGTGTCTTACACAATTGAATAAGACCCTGATATTCACAGTCTCAACTATAGCTAAATGTGGTTGAGTGCAGGACTCAGAGTTCAGATTTGTGCGTGCACACACATTTTGTATCCTCAGTCATGTTATGTGGCAAACAGAAAGATGCATTTCTAGTAGTACCTGTTCTTTATGCTATCACATGACTTTGTGCGATATGACAATATTTCTATTCcgaaaaatgtgcattttgttcagaaacaatattacaaaataatttcctaTTTGAATTCAACGAAGATgatgaatgaaaaaaacacaaaaaaatattcaaggtcatttttaataaacagacagcTAATCTGTGGGACAAACCCATTTGTTGCTTAGTTTGTGCAGCTGTAAAAGTCACATTTCCAACCAAATAGCTTAATGGCTGGCCTTTGGATAAGGAGGTCATGTGTTCACTACCAGGCTGAGACTGACTTTGCTTATACTGTACTGAACACACTCTGGGGCAGGCCGTCTGGGTAAACAAACCTTTCCTAAACGATAGCTGGATCTGCAACCCATATTGACAGGTTAAATACAGACATTGAGCTCTCTGCATTTCTGGAGATGATGGGGCAGAGACAGCAGCTAACAAATACTACTAAttatttccaaaaaatataatatttttaaatcaattttcaatACTCCAATTGTGTTATTAGCACCAAATATGAACCACTTTCCCCTTTTTCTTGTGTCGAAGACCTTTTTGCTTGATAAGTTTACTTGCTTTAGCCCATTAAAATCGTAAGAAAGTGCAGTAAAATACTGAACTCTaaggatggtaaagcacagtaaaaagaatTATTAGCCACAGTGAATTCCCtgtaaaagcatgggaaaagcaaggtATTTCAAACACAGCTGTGTAGGTACTGTCTGTCAAATGTTGTCCACTCAAGCAGCAATCAGTTAATGTGACATGTAGAACAGGAAGTGACCatgtaccaggaagcaacagtaTATTTAAGCAATGCATTAAGCCTGGGTTACCACTCGACATTTTACAAGATTAACTAGCATCATGAACAGGTTGTAAGGCCTCTAGTTGTAACCCTGTCAGAAATACAGTGCTTACCGTTCTGTCCAGCAGCTGTATAGGGTGCCCCTTGACAGCTCCCACTCAATGAGTTCCCAACAAAATGAAAGTTGCTGGAGTTAACAAGTTGCATGCTTTGCGCTTCTGCGCTGTTGGGCCTGGCACTGTATGGGGATACTGCACAGCTGCTGCTGAAATAGTCTTTAGACAGCTGCTGTTCACTAAAGGAAGGAAAATGGCTGGAGTCGGCTCTGTGATGATAAACTGATGGAGGGAGGTGCGTCTGGGACCTAAAGATGGCTTGATAGTTAGAGCCAGCACTGTAATAGTTCTGATTTGTCTGTGACAGTGTCTGGTACAATGGATCTGAGAATGTTGCACAGCCGCCATGCGACGGTAGTGCTGGGCAGCCACTCTGGGATCTCACAGTCATCGGACCTTGATTTATCACACTTCCTCTGTTCACCAGCGATGGTGAAATGGGTGGTGTCATTAGTGGACCATTATTGTGAGAAAGTTCCATTTGCCCTACAGAAATGGAAGGatgatatgaaaaaaatatgattaataaaaaagtctacagaaatattaaaagacatttaactaatacaatattttttccccaaaacagAGAGTTAAGTTAATGATTTATACTTTGGCATGCACAAGAATACCTGTGATGTGGAGGTTGTCTGCATCCCCCCCTGGGAATGTAGCCATGTTAGCGCTCATGCTGTGCTGGTTTAGAGAGATATACGTGTGCTCAGATTCATTTTTAGCTGAAGAGTCGCTGGAAAGTGCGCTGGATTTATTCCGGTTGGCAAGAAAGCAGGAGCTTGGGGATGCTGTGAAGGCAGCTTTACTGGCATCTGGCattcataaaaacacacacacacacacacacataaaaaacatGCATCTTAAAACCAAAAGAAATAACCAATAAACGCAGACTGGGGAAAAAATTTActaacatttattttccttttatgtTCAGCtactttattaaattaaatttataacAGATGGTAAAAAAATACCCTTCCTGTAATAAGGTCTTGTTCTTTTAAGTGTTTGTTGTCCTTTAATCATATATGTGAGGATTCATTTTGCTTACACACTAATACTGCATTAGAAACTTCAGTGAAAATGTAAAGGGAATAATATCTGTTTTGTAAACAGTAAATGGCAATAATCTGTCCAGTGACTTAATGACTAAACATGGTGCAATACAATAAAGAGGAAAGGGCATGTTTAAGAGTCTGAGCCAACAAGACACTAATAAATAAGGTTCCTAAGCCACCTATTTGAAAtgtaacaaaaaggaaaaacttgtcGCCAGAATGTTTGGTATTCTGATAAGATGTCATAAACAAGAGAAATGAAACCCCAAAATATAAACTCTGAATACCAGAACATGGAAAACGACATATCTCCTAATTTTAGCGGCAATGTGATTAACAGTTATTAATTATTACTGGGACAAATACTCAAATACTTAACTAGTCAGACAAGTGCTTTGAGATGCAAAAATGACCTGATCTGGGATCTCCAGAAGCATCAAATGTAACTACCAATGATTAAATAAAAACTTCTTactacaggcttttatatatAAAGTACTACCTAGcatttgaaatacacaaaacattttttttcctcaattttGTTGGGTAAGTTGGTTGGGTACAAATCAAAGTACAAACAATGCTGGTCATACTACTGTATTCATAAAGGTACAATAAAACCAGAATAGCACTAAAAAGCATAGATCTGAAGGAGGATGTGGGAAGTTAACATTAAACAGACAATATTTCAGGTCAATACATTTCGAGGCAAATATACACTACCTGCGTTTTTCATACACTTGTCTAATAAATTCTGAAGATCCTGCTCTTTGTCATTGTTGAACTGGGTCTCTATGGCCAAAAGAATATACTCATCCAGCAGCATTCTGATCAGGTGAAAGGAACCTGTTGCAGGCAGAGAGAGGATATTATCTTTGCGACCATCTTTTCCACTATGTGTAccgaacaaataaataattgccaGGCTTCAAATGAGTTGCCCTCAGTTCTTGTTCAAACAATCCACAATAGGGTCACCCTTTTAGAGGCTTTAATCTCTATTCACTGGCTGACCTATGACAGTTTGTTCGATTGCCTTGCAGACAGTTTGGCAACTATTCCATCAAGAGGCAGTCCTGATGAAAGCGAGAGAACCCTCATACTTAATGGGCCACACACAACAGTCTGATAAGAGTGTGCTTGCCTTGAACtggtcattttgttttatgaCTCATGTACCCATTGTTCTACTCAGATTGCCACTGGAGTCTAAACTGAAGACAATTCTACTGTAGTTCCCTCTTTCAAATCATTTACAAAGGTGTTGTGGGAGATGGGAGGCATTACAACAAAGACAAAGGTTTGGTTAGTAAATAAAAGCAAGCCATATCATCATTTTCAATTATGAAAATTATGTCTTCATTCGGTTGTGAAGCATGCCAGCAGTTTATATTGTCTGCCTTCTGTATGACTATCACTTAATTCATATTCTATCTGCTTCTCAGCGCATACATCCACTACAAACtgtattaaatgaataaaaaaaactgagaacAGAAACatagctgaaaacaaaaacattaccatGCTTAAATGTCACTGAAATAGGCATTTTCTTGTGGTTCAAATATAAATCCATAATTACAAGACATTAACACTTGACATGACATGCATCAAAGCAAATACATAATAAAGTGGAGACAACATGAATCCTGAGTAATTCTCTAAAAAGCATACAAATGATAAGGTGACAAAAGCTCTATCTTACCAAAACTGGTTGCATTGTTAAGTGTCAGGTTGTGCATCACTCGTGCCCCAAAAAAGCtccattttaaaaggaaatcttGGGCTCTCTTTTTCAAAGATCTCCCATTTTGCTtacttggctaaaaaaaaaagttattgaaaatCAGCATCAGGTAAGCTACTTAATTATTTCTAATCTACTCTAAGCAGTGAAGGGGCTGTCAGGGCAAAATACCTTGATGACTCTTTGCTCCACCACAGTATCCAACCAATCAATGAAAGATTCCACGGTTGCGTTTTTCTTGAGAAGGTCCTTTAGCTCTTGAAACACTGTAACAGAGTCATCTAGCATGTAAAAGGGAAAACAGAAGGCACCTTTGTATTCAGATATCTCAAATAttatcaaaccaaaaaaaaaatacatttacaaaaaaaaaaaaaaaatgaaacattatttacaaatgtacaaTTCACTTTTTTTAAGCTAAAAGCtcaccagtatttatttattttttttcttgaaagacCAGTTGATTTTAGAGGTGCAGTATGATCCTTAAGGGGTCTGTTTCAGTGACCTGATTTTTCGTGGACCTTATGTCATTACACTTTTATTGTAACTAGTAACGGTAATAAGTGGGTCATTAAATCACAATAGCGTTGCAGTGCAGAAGTaattagatctgccactgtttaacattaaaaaagacCACAGGtattttaggtttaaaaaaaatcaattacatgATAAAATTAAACCCAAAGAACAGGTCTTTTTCCCATGCTCCTTTGCTCCTTTGTACATCAGGAATTTATATTTTATCTTAAATTGTTTGGACAGGGATCAGAGTAAAACCTGAACATTGGgcaggcacaaagaaacagggactGCTAAATAAGAATACTAGTTACTACTCTACTACGTATTGCATGAGAACAAGGCAATTGTGTAAAGACAAAACACTAATACTGCAGGTGTCTTTGTTGACTTACATTCTGAGTAGAGTTCAGAGTCCTGGTGGTCTGTGCAGCCTGACATAGTGAGGAGAGCCTGAGAACCAATGCTGTTTAAATCCACTTTTTCAATGTCACACACCATTGAGTTGACTATATTCTGGTCAAACAAGGCAGGCCTAGCAATCTGTGAGAAAGGCACAGTTATTAGTTACATTTGGTATGGAAATATTTAGCAGTACCAAGATAATTATGTAGCCCATTTTGCTGTGTGACAAATTGCTGATAAACAAATGCTAATATCAAATAAATCACTTACTtgcaagatctttttttttttttttcagcccacaAACAACAGCTTTAGGTCAAACCTGTATAATATCACAGAGAACATCAGAGTTTCTTTTACTGCTTACCTGGGCAAGATGTAAAAATGACGTTTGCCGCTTCAGTGAAGACACAAATCTTCGTGCAATGGGAAGTTTTTTCTCAGAAAGGACATCAGGCAGATTTTCCAGAGATGAAACTATCCAGTGTTCCCAATGTTTTGCAAAATTTCTGATTTCTGCAAGCAAACTGGTGGAGAAAAACACATCAATTACCCATAACTCATCCAAATGTAATATTTCCTTCTTTATGCGTGAACATTATTTTCATAGGGTTTGCTTTCACTACCTTCAACACCAGGGGTTTTTAGTAATCCAGCTGCacttctatttttaataaatagtctACTTAGCCAATATATCACAATAAAAGATACACTGTGAGGACGAGGTTCATCTGCAGTGCCAACAAAGGTAAATGTAATGTCCAAGCAAACTTTCTTTAGACGATGAGACACCTGCACAATTGTTTTTTCATGCACCACAAACCAAGTCATATGTACTGAACAAGGGTACAATGCAGCAGGAACAGACTGTCACTGATTCTTAAACACAAAACCCTCTGTGATTAAGTCTCTGCGTTATTTAGCACGATTTCCTCAAATAAATAAGTACCGACACCataggtaaaataaaaataaaaataaataaatcatttgcgagtttgtaaaattcacatttaGACTTATGTGTACAATTTTACTTAGAATAAATAAAGTGGtagtctttgtttttattcagtgtttATTGGGGGCACAATAGTTGGAGATATGAAATAGTAGGCTTCCATTATAGTTCGAATAGGGAAAAAATAAGACACAGAACAATTTACCTGAACAGAGTCATCCAATGGCATATACTGTATCCATTTTAGCCAattgtcctttttaaaagcaaactcTGTGGATCAACATAGTCTGTATACTTGTTATTTAGATATAATATTtttgaagtatttttattttatttttgtattttaccttTCAGGCATTTCTTGCATTGTGGCAGGGATCAGAACATCAGTCAGCACCTAAACAACAGACAATGCAACACTGAAACTGTTGCTGTTGTTATAGAACACAGATAGAATGAAAGTGCGTCCTGATGTACAAGGtggttacaaaataaacatgcccCTTTGTACTGCCGCTATCCCCTCCACAAACCCACATCTATTACAGTTACATGTATCAACTAAAATGCCTGTCTTGGAAGTTTCATGCCACAACCTGTCAAGTCTAAATGCTCTATTTTAAATAGTAGTGTATAATGAGTGTCAAtaattataatcaaatacattccTACCTTATACAGTATGGAGTCACACGCGCAGAAAATGTCAATAATAATGGGATTGTCCAGCAGAGGTAACAGGTGGTCTGGCATTCCCTGCCAGAAATGCAGTAGGAAATTCTCTATCTGAAACCATTAAACAGAATGACATCGTTTTCTCAAagcattttaatatgaaaatgaatCTTTATATTATAATTCTTACCTCTTCAAAGTTTCCATTGATTGCATTGTCCAAGATGCACTGACAGTGAGTTTTGTACATCATGATAAGTGTATCCACCTGTCCCAAAAGAACATGTGATTTGCACAGAGATGGACGGGGGAGCAGTGGGCAGGCTGTTTTATATTAGGGTTAATAAGACTGGGGTGTTCAAGTTAGAATAAACTTTGATACAATAATAatctaatacaaatatattattcattGAAAAAATGACATACAGTTTAATTAATCAGGAGTTTATATCTATGAATGTTTCCATGTGATATGTATAACCCCAGTCTCACTTTATCTTTACCAAGCTCAGATACAGATAATGCAGCTCTTTCTTTTGTTACAGCACAAAGTGAGGGTCTGTATTAATGATACCTTGTCTTTAGAAATGGATCCCTGAAGTACTAGATGTTGGGCACTTGGGAAATCAGGGAGCAGAGTTCCAGTTTTTGAACTAAGAGAATATTTCCGTGTGAACCCTCcctgtgaaaataacaaaaaaaagaagaaaactattTTAAGCACACCTCCTTGGATTATTGCTTATTTCGTTCACTATGTGCTGTTCAGCTCATTGCTGTTTTGTCTAGACTAAAGTTTTGATGAGCAGTCTTTGTCAAAGTCACTTTTTATTACtaaatttcattttcattattacTGTGTACCTTATGATTGAGAGTGTACCTTATGGATTCAATATTAGGCATTCAATATAAGCCATGCATTGCTAAACAATTATTGTCAAATTAAAAATCAACAGACCATTTGTGTACACTATATGGCTAACTGATTCAAGAATAATTTTATCATCACCATTAAAatgtgcgcgcacacacacacacacacacacacacacacacacacacacatatatatatatatatatatatatatatatatatatatatatatatatatatgatgatccATGGTTTGGAAATTCTGGCTTgagattggttaaaacctcatcataggtgccaaaatagattgaactattgccctgacatccttacactACCGGGCAacagtctccatctgtcatgtgattggttcacatcactgtcagttcCACCCCTGAACaccgattctgtgacttaacagaaaatgaattacaaagcatactacaaaagaaaatgctccaaacactaaaatagtgattgaaacatcactgtcactgtcttctgactttctgaaattcaaacagaTTCAACTCGACGAAAACAAATATGATGGGTGGGATATAaactggaggatgcagcagtcagcaaatgtatgttatttatttatttatttatgctgtatcagctacatttaaacaaaatatatacaattgtatttactatccaaccttgacTCACTCATTTTCTTGACTCAGCTATAGTGGAAAATCAATAATGTCCCACTATAGACCTCCTCTCCAGTTCCATTATATGCTGTACCAATGAAAGCCAAAAGAGATTCTGTCTCTTTACAGCAAGTGTTTTGTCACTTGGTTTattaaggaatttaaaaaaaaaaaaaaaaaaaaaatcaatttaattagCACAGTTTTGACTCTAATAAAGGAAAATAGTCTTGTGAAATTAGttcaaaacagataaaaaaaaatgtaaagatttcaTTTCATTAAGGTTTTCAATAACATACATGTTGATCCATTTTGCGGTCCTAATGGATTTACATTACCATGCCAGACTGAGGCTACATTGCCAAACAACATTTAGTTCAGTAACATCTGGTCCAATGGCCATTTAACATTAAGATAATGACTGCACTATACTCTACTTAATTAGCCATGCTGTCtgtaattacaaaatgattttCAGATAACAAACTCCCTTAATTCAGCAACAACAATGAATTAAAAAGCAAGGTACTGGGTAAACTGCACAATGCTGGGGATAATATATTTTGAAACCTGCAGTATCTGGATTTCACAGATTTGTTAGTTACTGATCAGCTTGTTTTgacttttagtttaaaaaaaatcagtaaatatAACTGAAAtagtaatatattattaataataaaggtaATTCATATTTTTGCAAAGagccaaaataacatttt
The Polyodon spathula isolate WHYD16114869_AA chromosome 5, ASM1765450v1, whole genome shotgun sequence DNA segment above includes these coding regions:
- the LOC121315320 gene encoding DNA-binding protein RFX6-like → MKMPMKRISESSDGEDSFNHLQPPQKVSSSIQDEPYMTLLGCTSSTVSDPDENEHNVGIKTNSASKLEEDEDYLGVKSEVEHGNETPSSEEEDLDTRESDKDDFLCKQPLKKKSITQIIKDKKKQTHLTLQWLEENYIVCEGVCLPRCILYTHYLDFCSKENLEPACAATFGKTIRQKFPLLTTRRLGTRGHSKYHYYGIGIKESSAYYHSVYSGKGLTRFSGSKLKNEGGFTRKYSLSSKTGTLLPDFPSAQHLVLQGSISKDKVDTLIMMYKTHCQCILDNAINGNFEEIENFLLHFWQGMPDHLLPLLDNPIIIDIFCACDSILYKVLTDVLIPATMQEMPESLLAEIRNFAKHWEHWIVSSLENLPDVLSEKKLPIARRFVSSLKRQTSFLHLAQIARPALFDQNIVNSMVCDIEKVDLNSIGSQALLTMSGCTDHQDSELYSEYDSVTVFQELKDLLKKNATVESFIDWLDTVVEQRVIKPSKQNGRSLKKRAQDFLLKWSFFGARVMHNLTLNNATSFGSFHLIRMLLDEYILLAIETQFNNDKEQDLQNLLDKCMKNADASKAAFTASPSSCFLANRNKSSALSSDSSAKNESEHTYISLNQHSMSANMATFPGGDADNLHITGQMELSHNNGPLMTPPISPSLVNRGSVINQGPMTVRSQSGCPALPSHGGCATFSDPLYQTLSQTNQNYYSAGSNYQAIFRSQTHLPPSVYHHRADSSHFPSFSEQQLSKDYFSSSCAVSPYSARPNSAEAQSMQLVNSSNFHFVGNSLSGSCQGAPYTAAGQNGYYGNSSYPDSQRLGSMIDQHVSVISSVSTVCSVPAFSDIHDPLNILDDNGRKPSGAFYTDSSPLVCRTPVAPTIPSAISSSPSSQCMYGSSTQYHSQDVMDPHRQPSEVPTLPPINTVFMGAAAGGT